The following are encoded together in the Dama dama isolate Ldn47 chromosome 27, ASM3311817v1, whole genome shotgun sequence genome:
- the ZBTB14 gene encoding zinc finger and BTB domain-containing protein 14, with protein sequence MEFFISMSETIKYNDDDHKTLFLKTLNEQRLEGEFCDIAIVVEDVKFRAHRCVLAACSTYFKKLFKKLEVDSSSVIEIDFLRSDIFEEVLNYMYTAKISVKKEDVNLMMSSGQILGIRFLDKLCSQKRDVSSPDENNGQSKSKYCLKINRPIGDAADPQDDDVEEIGDQDDSPSDDTVEGTPPSQEDGKSPTTTLRVQEAILKELGSEEVRKVNCYGQEVESMETPESKDLGSQTPQALTFNDGMSEVKDEQTPGWTTAASDMKFEYLLYGHHREQIACQACGKTFSDEGRLRKHEKLHTADRPFVCEMCTKGFTTQAHLKEHLKIHTGYKPYSCEVCGKSFIRAPDLKKHERVHSNERPFACHMCDKAFKHKSHLKDHERRHRGEKPFVCGSCTKAFAKASDLKRHENNMHSERKQVTPSAMQSETEQLQAAAMAAEAEQQLETIACS encoded by the coding sequence GAGTTTTTCATCAGTATGTCTGAAACCATTAAATATAATGACGATGATCATAAAACTCTGTTTCTGAAAACACTCAATGAGCAACGCTTGGAAGGAGAATTTTGCGACATCGCGATTGTGGTCGAGGATGTGAAGTTCAGAGCGCACAGGTGTGTCCTCGCTGCCTGCAGCACCTACTTTAAAAAGCTTTTCAAGAAACTTGAGGTAGATAGTTCCTCAGTAATAGAAATAGATTTCCTCCGTTCCGATATATTTGAAGAGGTCCTGAATTACATGTACACGGCAAAGATCTCCGTGAAAAAAGAAGATGTTAACTTAATGATGTCATCCGGTCAGATTCTCGGCATCCGATTCCTGGATAAACTCTGCTCTCAGAAGCGGGACGTGTCCAGCCCGGACGAAAACAACGGTCAGTCGAAAAGCAAGTACTGCCTGAAGATCAACCGCCCCATTGGGGATGCTGCCGACCCCCAGGATGACGACGTGGAGGAAATCGGAGACCAGGACGACAGCCCCTCGGATGACACGGTAGAAGGCACCCCCCCGAGTCAGGAGGACGGCAAATCGCCCACCACGACGCTCAGGGTGCAGGAGGCCATCCTGAAAGAGCTGGGCAGCGAGGAGGTGCGGAAGGTCAATTGCTACGGCCAGGAGGTGGAGTCCATGGAGACCCCCGAGTCCAAGGACCTGGGGTCCCAGACCCCTCAGGCCTTAACCTTTAATGACGGGATGAGCGAAGTGAAGGATGAGCAGACCCCAGGCTGGACCACGGCGGCCAGCGACATGAAGTTCGAGTACCTGTTGTACGGGCACCATCGGGAGCAGATCGCCTGCCAGGCGTGCGGGAAGACGTTTTCGGACGAGGGTCGGCTGAGGAAGCACGAGAAGCTGCACACGGCCGACCGGCCCTTCGTGTGCGAGATGTGCACCAAGGGCTTCACCACGCAGGCGCATCTGAAGGAGCACCTGAAGATCCACACGGGCTACAAGCCCTACAGCTGCGAGGTGTGCGGCAAGTCGTTCATCCGCGCCCCGGACTTGAAGAAGCACGAGCGGGTGCACAGCAACGAGCGGCCCTTCGCCTGCCACATGTGCGACAAGGCCTTCAAGCACAAGTCCCACCTCAAGGACCACGAGCGCCGTCACCGCGGCGAGAAGCCCTTCGTGTGCGGCTCCTGCACCAAGGCCTTCGCCAAGGCGTCCGACCTGAAGCGGCACGAGAACAACATGCACAGCGAACGCAAGCAGGTCACCCCCAGCGCCATGCAGAGCGAGACGGAGCAGCTGCAGGCGGCGGCCATGGCCGCGGAGGCCGAGCAGCAGCTGGAGACCATCGCCTGCAGCTAG